Proteins found in one Hirundo rustica isolate bHirRus1 chromosome Z, bHirRus1.pri.v3, whole genome shotgun sequence genomic segment:
- the LOC120765426 gene encoding G-protein coupled receptor 83-like, with the protein MPRSLFQPYRSQVTGLLEEFDRYSSLAKLMSIYHATNRTIFNWTESRIVEWEKFAELAKYEPESQKPTVKALLIVAYSVIIITSLFGNMLVCHVVLKNKRMHSATSLFIVNLAVSDIMITLLNTPFTLVRFVNSTWIFGKAMCHVSRFVQYCSLHVSTLTLTAIALDRHQVILHPLKQRMSLTKGVLSISLIWLMATCFSLPHAIYQKLFQYNYREATVRSLCLPDFPEPTELVWKYLDLSTFLLLYLLPLLIITVTYMRLAKKLWLRNAIGDITMQQYVTHHRNKKKSIKMLMLVVVVFAVCWFPLNCYVVLISSLGIKTKNSLYFALHWFAMSSTCYNPFIYCWLNESFRTGLRSLLCICQKVPQAQDQALPPRAVSRHEAWLEQARCRKGPASQASCSPGNLPVANTDL; encoded by the exons ATGCCTCGCTCACTATTCCAGCCATACAGGTCACAGGTGACAGGGCTTCTTGAGGAGTTTGACCGTTACTCTTCCCTGGCCAAACTCATGTCCATCTACCATGCAACTAACAGGACCATCTTCAACTGGACAGAGAGCCGCATTGTTGAGTGGGAGAAATTTGCTGAGCTGGCTAAATATGAGCCAGAATCCCAGAAACCAACAGTGAAAGCACTCCTGATTGTGGCGTACTCAGTCATTATCATCACGTCTCTCTTTGGGAACATGCTGGTGTGCCACGTGGTGCTGAAGAACAAGAGGATGCACTCAGCCACCAGCCTCTTCATCGTCAACCTGGCAGTGTCAGACATCATGATCACGCTGCTCAACACACCTTTCACCTTG GTCCGGTTTGTGAACAGCACATGGATTTTTGGAAAGGCCATGTGCCACGTCAGCCGCTTTGTGCAGTACTGCTCCCTCCACGTCTCCACGCTGACCCTGACGGCCATCGCTCTCGACAGGCACCAG GTCATCCTGCACCCACTGAAGCAGAGGATGTCCCTGACAAAGGGGGTTCTGAGCATCTCTCTTATCTGGCTGATGGCAACCTGTTTCTCCCTGCCCCATGCCATCTATCAAAAGCTCTTCCAGTATAACTACAG GGAAGCCACTGTCCGGAGTCTGTGCCTCCCTGATTTCCCCGAGCCCACAGAGCTGGTCTGGAAGTATCTGGACCTGTCTACCTTTCTCCTTCTTtacctcctgcctctgctgatCATCACTGTCACCTACATGCGTCTGGCCAAGAAGCTGTGGCTCCGCAACGCCATCGGGGACATCACCATGCAGCAGTACGTCACCCACCACAGGAACAAGAAGAAGAGCATCaagatgctgatgctggtggtggtggtctTTGCAGTCTGCTGGTTCCCCCTGAACTGCTATGTGGTGCTCATCTCCAGTCTGGGCATCAAGACAAAGAACTCGCTCTATTTCGCCCTGCACTGGTTCGCCATGAGCAGCACCTGCTACAACCCCTTCATCTACTGCTGGCTGAACGAGAGCTTCCGCACAGGGCTCCGGTCCCTGCTCTGCATCTGCCAGAAGGTGCCACAGGCTCAGGACCAGGCACTGCCACCCAGGGCCGTGTCCCGCCACGAGGCGTGGTTGGAGCAGGCCAGGTGCAGGAAGGGACCTGCCTCCCAGgccagctgctcccctgggaaCCTCCCAGTGGCCAACACGGACCTGTGA